AGAGTCGCCCCCCGCCCCGCTCTCCGGGCCGACGCGCTTCTCGCCTCCCCCCGTCCGCCCTCCGCGGGGGCTGCCATCGAGCCGGCCGCTACGCGAGGCCTTCCGCCGGTCCGCTCCCATCCCATCCCCGGGCCGAGCAGCAGCCCAGCGGCGCCCGCCCCCGCCTGGCCATCGGCGCCGTCCGTCGCCACCGCTCGGGCTGCCCTTGCCTGCCCGGCCCCCAGCCTGCAGGCTGCCCGCCCGGGGTTGGGGCGCGGGCGACGGAGAGgcagccggggcgggggggggggacgcgaGAGTGGCCGCCTGGGCTGCCGGGCCAAGTTGGCGCGCGAAGCTCCCCGCTGCCGCTCCGCGCCCGGCCGGCCGGCCCGCCTCTGGCTCCGGTGCCGCGGGGACACGCTGCCCTCTGGCGGCCGCGACAGGCAAGGTGCGCCCCGCACGGGCTCTTCCGTTCTCCCGGCCGGCCGggggagctgcaggggcggcCTTCAGACCACCGGAGCCGGCAGCGCTGCTCCGCTCGGCTCCCGGGCCCGGCTGGCCTCTGATGGCAGCTCCCAAGGAGGGCTGCAGGGGCCCAGCGGGGAGCTGGacagcgcctccccccccccacagacccctcctctccccaggcgGGAAAGCCGCTGTTTGTGCTGGCCAGCCcttgccgctgccgctgccgctccTGTAACCTCTGGCGATTCTCAGGCTTGTGCCCTAGCTGTGTCTGTGTTACCTGTTTATTCTTGGCTACGTCCATCTCCATTGCAGACCTaggaaaactgaaaataatgACAGCAGCCTGTGGCTTGTCAAACAAATACGAAATGGCATGAAATTAACAAACCTTTCATTTAAACACAACAACTTTCTAGCATTTAGTGATAAATAATAGTGagcgtgtgtgtgtaaaacacaactcaattgtacaaaatcttcagtgccttttaagAGAAGCACTCACAACAGTTATAACTACTAACAGTAGCCAGTAAATAAAAGCAAGATCTTCCAAACAATCAATAATGCAGAGCTTCTCCATCCCTTCTGTTCTTCTGCAGAGGGCGTGGCTTGTCCTGCCTGTTAGCGGAGGTGTGCAGAGAACGATGAACGTCACAATGAAGGTAAATGATGACTCGGCCTTTGGTCTTACAGTCCTCTGTAGCTGACCACTCGCCTGCTCTCTGCTGGGCCGCCTCCTCAGTTCCTCTGCATGCTAGACATTGCGATTTCCAACACCCCTCCTCAGGGGCCAATATGCAAAGTCCACACGATGCATCTTCTTATGTAGACTTTCAAACTTGTCTCCAGGTAAGTGCTTGGTGAACGCTTTTGCAATCATTTATTTGGCACAACAACAGTTCAAATCAACATGCCCATCTTCACACGTTCCTCACCAGGTGATACTTTACATCCATGTGCTTGGCTGTGGGGTTTATTTCTCCATCCGTGCAAACTTTCCGTGCCCCTGGTTGTCTTCCAGAAGGGTTTGGGTTCATCTGTCCCAAAGTCCTGCATCAGCTGCTTTATCCATTTAAGGTGTTTTTCTTGCCTCAGCAGCTGCAGACACATATTTGgcttcagaggaagatgcagctcccctctcttgctTTCCGCTGCTCCAACTGATTGCTGCGCCTCCATCCAGGAACAGGTTCCACTGGTAGACTTTCCATTGGTAGAAGGCAGCTcccatctttccccctttctgtttgtATGCCAAGATAATAGTGAAAACCTCTGAGGTGTTTCACTCCCAATTCTTGACTCCAATGCTGACCCGTCCTCTTTGCTTTCATAGCAGCAGCCTGGAAATGCTACAGCCAGAGCGGAGCGATGCATTGGGCCACGGTCTTCTCGAGGTTTGGGACTTCTCTAAAGTATTCCTTTCTTCAAAAGAGGCTGGAGACAGCTGGATATCTACcatgagctctggagcagtgaggaGGTCAGACATGATGATGAGCAGCTCTGTGGTTGTCCTGATCTGTGTTTGCTGTCGGGTCTTGGCATTGATGCACATCGGACCAGATAGGAAGAGTTCATTGATGCATTCACTGT
The nucleotide sequence above comes from Sphaerodactylus townsendi isolate TG3544 linkage group LG13, MPM_Stown_v2.3, whole genome shotgun sequence. Encoded proteins:
- the LOC125442520 gene encoding neural Wiskott-Aldrich syndrome protein-like — protein: MPPPPGRSAAARPPARPPGALGRSLPPRPLSARAGAAATKPPPRHLRKESPPAPLSGPTRFSPPPVRPPRGLPSSRPLREAFRRSAPIPSPGRAAAQRRPPPPGHRRRPSPPLGLPLPARPPACRLPARGWGAGDGEAAGAGGGDARVAAWAAGPSWRAKLPAAAPRPAGRPASGSGAAGTRCPLAAATGKRAWLVLPVSGGVQRTMNVTMKQQPGNATARAERCIGPRSSRGLGLL